In the Helianthus annuus cultivar XRQ/B chromosome 11, HanXRQr2.0-SUNRISE, whole genome shotgun sequence genome, one interval contains:
- the LOC110888318 gene encoding taxane 10-beta-hydroxylase: MIGETFSFLQAQKKDQGPEWIRQRVNKYGPVFKTSLMGAPTVVIVGQSGNKFILGSDEDVLVAKLPKTLSTIAGKYNIFEITGSRYQLIKGAISNFMKPTSLQSNVKHIDNLITDLFLKSTRKTNIILTVDFMKRLTFNIASTVLFGIENELLIDEFCHDFAIAFKAVWSLPVNFPGTTYWQGMRARSRIIDRLMPIIKKKKEGLREGRLNPASDILSSLIALKMQNEDAITDEMINDNFVTMMIAGHDTSAILMSLMVWKMSKDPEIYRNVFQGTCFC; encoded by the exons ATGATAGGTGAGACATTTAGCTTTCTTCAAGCACAGAAGAAAGACCAAGGCCCTGAATGGATCAGGCAAAGGGTAAACAAATATGGACCGGTGTTCAAAACGtccctcatgggtgcacctacggTGGTCATTGTTGGTCAGTCTGGCAACAAGTTCATACTCGGGTCCGATGAAGATGTTCTTGTCGCGAAACTACCCAAGACCCTGTCGACCATTGCcggaaaatataatatttttgagatcACCGGATCAAG GTACCAACTGATCAAGGGAGCAATATCAAATTTCATGAAGCCAACAAGCCTTCAATCCAACGTCAAACATATAGACAATTTGATCACCGATTTATTCCTAAAATCAACCCGAAAAACAAACATCATCCTGACCGTCGATTTCATGAAACGCCTCACATTCAACATCGCATCCACAGTTTTATTCGGCATTGAAAACGAGCTCCTAATCGATGAATTCTGTCACGATTTCGCAATTGCTTTCAAAGCAGTTTGGTCTCTTCCAGTCAATTTTCCAGGGACAACTTACTGGCAAGGAATGAGAGCACGGTCCAGAATCATTGATCGGTTAATGCCGATCattaaaaagaaaaaggaaggCCTTCGTGAGGGGCGTTTGAACCCTGCAAGCGACATTTTGTCAAGCTTAATCGCGCTCAAAATGCAGAATGAAGACGCGATTACTGATGAGATGATTAATGATAATTTCGTCACTATGATGATTGCTGGCCATGATACTTCTGCAATTCTCATGAGTTTAATGGTATGGAAGATGTCCAAAGATCCTGAGATCTATCGTAATGTTTTCCAAGGTACGTGTTTTTGTTAG